The Vibrio tarriae genome includes a window with the following:
- a CDS encoding TrkH family potassium uptake protein, which translates to MQFRSIIRIVGLLLALFSVSMLAPALVALIYRDGAGVPFVSTFFVLLLCGGLFWFPNRHHKHELKARDGFLIVVLFWTVIGSAGALPFLLAADPNISVTDAFFESFSALTTTGATVIVGLDELPKAILFYRQFLQWFGGMGIIVLAVAILPVLGIGGMQLYRAEIPGPVKDTKVTPRIAETAKALWYIYLSLTIACAAAFWLAGMTLFDAICHSFSTIAIGGFSTHDASMGYFDSYAINLITVVFLLISSCNFTLHYAAFATGGVHPKYYWRDPEFRAFFVIQVLLFVICFSVLLKHHSYDSFYQAFDQALFQTVSISTTAGFTTTGFSDWPLFLPVLLLFSSFIGGCAGSTGGGMKVIRVLLLTLQGAREMKRLVHPRAIYPIKLGGRALSQRVVDAVWGFFSAYALVFVVCMLALIATGMDELSAFSAVAATLNNLGPGLGEVAVHFADVNDKAKWILIASMLFGRLEIFTLLILLTPTFWRS; encoded by the coding sequence ATGCAATTTCGTTCAATTATCCGTATTGTCGGGCTTTTGCTCGCTCTATTTAGCGTTTCTATGCTTGCGCCTGCGTTGGTGGCTTTGATCTACCGCGATGGGGCAGGTGTGCCGTTTGTCTCAACCTTTTTTGTATTACTGCTGTGTGGCGGCTTATTCTGGTTTCCGAACCGCCATCATAAACATGAACTCAAGGCTCGGGATGGTTTTTTAATCGTCGTATTGTTCTGGACAGTAATCGGCAGCGCTGGCGCATTGCCTTTTTTGCTCGCAGCCGATCCCAACATTTCAGTCACCGATGCGTTTTTCGAATCCTTTTCGGCGTTAACGACCACGGGGGCGACCGTGATTGTTGGCTTAGACGAACTCCCCAAAGCGATCCTTTTTTATCGCCAATTTTTGCAATGGTTTGGTGGGATGGGGATCATCGTACTCGCCGTCGCGATTTTACCCGTACTTGGCATCGGTGGTATGCAGCTTTATCGAGCGGAAATACCCGGACCAGTCAAAGATACCAAAGTGACTCCACGTATTGCGGAAACGGCGAAAGCGCTTTGGTACATCTATTTAAGCTTAACCATTGCATGTGCCGCCGCTTTTTGGCTGGCAGGAATGACCCTGTTTGATGCGATCTGCCATAGCTTCTCGACTATCGCCATTGGTGGCTTCTCTACCCATGATGCCAGTATGGGCTATTTCGACAGTTATGCGATAAACCTCATCACCGTCGTTTTCTTACTGATCTCATCATGTAACTTCACTTTGCACTATGCTGCTTTCGCAACGGGCGGTGTACACCCTAAGTACTATTGGCGCGATCCTGAGTTTCGCGCATTTTTCGTCATCCAAGTTCTGCTATTTGTGATCTGCTTTTCTGTGTTACTGAAACACCACTCTTACGACAGCTTTTATCAAGCCTTTGACCAAGCGCTGTTCCAAACCGTATCCATCTCAACCACAGCGGGTTTTACCACCACAGGTTTTTCGGACTGGCCACTCTTTTTACCTGTGTTATTGCTCTTCTCCTCCTTTATAGGAGGATGCGCAGGCTCAACGGGTGGCGGCATGAAAGTGATCCGTGTGTTGCTACTTACTCTACAAGGGGCTCGGGAAATGAAGCGCTTAGTTCACCCTCGCGCCATCTACCCGATCAAACTTGGCGGCAGAGCACTCTCACAGCGCGTCGTGGATGCGGTATGGGGCTTCTTCTCTGCTTATGCATTGGTGTTTGTCGTGTGTATGCTTGCACTCATCGCCACGGGAATGGATGAGCTCAGCGCATTTTCTGCTGTCGCCGCCACACTGAATAACTTGGGTCCTGGCCTTGGCGAAGTTGCCGTACACTTTGCGGATGTGAATGACAAAGCTAAGTGGATTTTGATTGCGTCCATGCTTTTTGGACGCTTAGAAATATTTACTCTATTGATTCTGCTTACGCCGACATTCTGGCGTAGTTAG
- the fadB gene encoding fatty acid oxidation complex subunit alpha FadB yields MIYQAKTLQVKQLANGIAELSFCAPASVNKLDLHTLESLDKALDALAADSSVKGLLLSSDKEAFIVGADITEFLGLFAKPEAELDEWLQFANRIFNKLEDLPFPTLSALKGYTLGGGCECVLATDFRIGDATTSIGLPETKLGIMPGFGGTVRLPRLIGADSAMEIITQGKACRAEEALKVGLLDAIVDSDKLIDSAITTLTQAIEEKLDWQKRRQQKTSALTLSKLEAMMSFTMAKGMVAQVAGKHYPAPMTSVVTIEEAARLPRDAALDIERKHFIKLAKSTEAQALVGIFLNDQYIKGLAKQSAKAASQDTQHAAVLGAGIMGGGIAYQSALKGVPVLMKDITPHSLELGMTEAAKLLNKQLERGKIDGFKMAGILASITPSLHYAGIDQADVIVEAVVENPKVKAAVLSELEGLVDAETILTSNTSTIPINLLAKSLKRPQNFCGMHFFNPVHRMPLVEIIRGEHSSEDTINRVVAYAAKMGKSPIVVNDCPGFFVNRVLFPYFAGFSLLMRDGANFTEIDKVMERQFGWPMGPAYLLDVVGIDTAHHAQAVMAEGFPTRMAKSGREAIDALYEAKKFGQKNGSGFYQYTVDKKGKPKKAFSDDVLAILAPVCGAPQSFDPQTIIERTMIPMINEVVLCLEEGIIASAQEADMALVYGLGFPPFRGGVFRYLDTIGIANYVAMAEKYADLGALYQVPQLLKNMAQQGTSFYSAQQASAL; encoded by the coding sequence ATGATTTACCAAGCCAAAACCCTACAGGTAAAGCAACTCGCTAATGGAATTGCCGAGCTCTCTTTCTGTGCTCCTGCTTCCGTTAACAAACTGGATTTACACACACTGGAATCCCTCGATAAAGCGTTAGATGCGCTCGCTGCCGATTCCAGTGTCAAAGGCCTCCTACTCAGCTCAGATAAAGAGGCTTTTATCGTCGGCGCTGATATCACCGAATTTCTCGGGCTATTTGCCAAACCGGAAGCAGAATTGGATGAGTGGTTGCAGTTTGCTAATCGCATTTTTAACAAGTTGGAAGATTTACCTTTCCCCACCTTGTCAGCGTTGAAAGGCTACACACTTGGCGGCGGCTGTGAATGTGTACTCGCCACCGATTTTCGGATTGGTGATGCCACCACCAGCATTGGTTTACCTGAAACCAAACTCGGCATCATGCCGGGATTTGGCGGCACCGTGCGTCTGCCACGTTTGATTGGTGCTGATAGCGCGATGGAAATCATCACCCAAGGTAAAGCGTGCCGCGCGGAAGAAGCGTTAAAAGTGGGATTACTGGATGCGATTGTCGATAGCGACAAACTGATCGATTCCGCAATCACCACGTTGACTCAAGCGATTGAAGAAAAACTGGATTGGCAAAAACGCCGTCAGCAGAAAACCTCAGCGCTGACTTTAAGCAAGCTGGAAGCCATGATGAGCTTTACCATGGCAAAAGGCATGGTGGCGCAAGTGGCAGGCAAACACTATCCAGCACCGATGACCTCTGTCGTGACCATTGAAGAAGCGGCGCGTTTACCACGCGATGCTGCGCTGGATATCGAGCGCAAACACTTCATCAAGCTCGCAAAATCCACCGAGGCGCAAGCACTGGTTGGTATTTTCCTCAATGATCAATACATCAAAGGCCTAGCCAAACAATCCGCGAAAGCGGCGAGCCAAGACACCCAACACGCCGCCGTGCTCGGCGCGGGCATTATGGGTGGCGGCATCGCCTATCAATCGGCTCTCAAAGGCGTACCTGTGCTGATGAAAGACATCACACCGCACTCTTTAGAACTGGGCATGACCGAAGCGGCCAAGCTCCTCAACAAACAGTTAGAGCGCGGCAAGATCGATGGTTTCAAAATGGCCGGCATTCTGGCTTCCATCACCCCTTCTCTGCATTACGCAGGGATTGATCAGGCGGATGTGATTGTTGAGGCCGTGGTGGAAAATCCGAAAGTAAAAGCCGCGGTACTGAGCGAATTGGAAGGATTGGTCGATGCAGAAACGATTCTGACCTCCAACACCTCGACCATTCCCATTAACCTGCTCGCCAAATCACTCAAGCGTCCACAGAACTTCTGCGGTATGCACTTCTTTAACCCAGTGCATCGCATGCCTTTGGTGGAAATCATCCGTGGTGAACACTCCTCAGAAGACACCATCAACCGAGTGGTTGCTTATGCGGCGAAAATGGGCAAATCACCGATTGTGGTCAATGACTGCCCAGGATTCTTCGTTAACCGCGTACTCTTCCCTTACTTTGCAGGCTTTAGTCTGCTGATGCGTGATGGCGCGAACTTCACCGAAATCGACAAAGTGATGGAGCGTCAATTCGGCTGGCCAATGGGCCCGGCGTATTTGCTTGATGTGGTCGGTATTGATACTGCACACCATGCTCAGGCAGTGATGGCGGAAGGCTTCCCAACTCGCATGGCGAAAAGCGGCCGAGAAGCGATTGATGCCCTGTACGAAGCGAAAAAATTTGGCCAGAAAAATGGCAGCGGCTTCTATCAGTACACAGTAGATAAAAAAGGCAAACCGAAGAAAGCCTTCAGCGATGACGTGCTCGCCATTCTTGCGCCTGTATGCGGCGCACCACAAAGCTTTGACCCACAAACCATTATCGAACGAACCATGATTCCGATGATTAATGAAGTGGTGCTCTGTCTTGAAGAAGGGATCATCGCCTCCGCGCAAGAAGCTGACATGGCGTTGGTGTACGGTCTTGGCTTCCCTCCGTTCCGTGGTGGTGTATTCCGTTACCTAGATACCATCGGCATCGCCAACTATGTGGCTATGGCGGAAAAATACGCTGACCTCGGCGCGCTCTATCAAGTACCGCAACTGCTGAAGAACATGGCGCAACAAGGAACATCTTTCTACAGCGCTCAGCAAGCCAGTGCCCTGTAA
- the hemG gene encoding menaquinone-dependent protoporphyrinogen IX dehydrogenase produces the protein MKALLLYSSQEGQTRKIIERIAQQMPEYDCDIQDLHQVHEIALADYDKILIGASIRYGRLNEKLYQFIQRHVTTLTNSKAAFFCVNLTARKEEQGKDTPEGSVYIQTFLKKSPWQPERIAVFAGALYYPRYRWFDKMMIRLIMTLTGGETDTSKEVEYTNWEKVSQFGEQFHNW, from the coding sequence GTGAAAGCGTTACTGTTGTACTCAAGCCAAGAAGGCCAAACGCGGAAAATTATCGAACGTATCGCTCAGCAGATGCCTGAGTACGATTGCGACATCCAAGATCTGCATCAGGTCCATGAGATAGCGTTGGCGGATTATGACAAAATCTTGATTGGTGCATCGATTCGTTACGGCCGCCTCAATGAAAAGCTCTATCAATTTATTCAACGTCATGTCACGACGCTAACTAATAGCAAAGCCGCTTTCTTCTGCGTCAATCTCACCGCGAGAAAAGAAGAGCAAGGTAAAGATACGCCAGAAGGAAGTGTCTACATTCAAACCTTCCTGAAAAAGTCACCGTGGCAACCAGAGCGTATTGCCGTATTTGCCGGGGCACTGTATTACCCGCGTTACCGTTGGTTCGACAAAATGATGATACGTTTGATCATGACCTTGACGGGGGGAGAAACGGATACCAGTAAAGAAGTGGAGTACACCAATTGGGAAAAAGTCTCTCAATTTGGTGAACAATTCCACAATTGGTAG